A DNA window from Brassica napus cultivar Da-Ae chromosome C1, Da-Ae, whole genome shotgun sequence contains the following coding sequences:
- the LOC111202256 gene encoding uncharacterized protein LOC111202256 isoform X1 — MPFKTVMEVEPPSLIRYLIGSAVMMIGVVLPVGYMMFRNKRVPSSSSYSKQTNKVLI, encoded by the exons ATGCCG TTTAAGACGGTGATGGAAGTGGAGCCACCGAGTCTGATACGTTACTTGATCGGATCGGCGGTGATGATGATCGGCGTGGTATTACCCGTTGGTTACATGATGTTCCGCAATAAGCGCGTCCCCTCCTCGTCCTCTTACTCTAAACAGAC AAACAAAGTTTTGatatag
- the LOC111202254 gene encoding 60S ribosomal protein L15-1: MGAYKYVSELWRKKQSDVMRFVQRVRCWEYRQQPSIVRLVRPTRPDKARRLGYKAKQGFVVYRVRVRRGGRKRPVPKGIVYGKPTNQGVTQLKFQRSKRSVAEERAGRKLGGLRVVNSYWLNEDSTYKYYEIILVDPAHNAVRNDPRINWICNPVHKHRELRGLTSEGKKNRGLRGKGHNNHKNRPSRRATWKKNNSLSLRRYR, translated from the exons ATGG GTGCGTACAAGTATGTGTCTGAGCTATGGAGGAAGAAGCAGTCCGATGTCATGAGGTTCGTGCAGAGGGTGAGGTGCTGGGAGTACAGACAGCAACCTTCCATTGTCCGTCTCGTCAGGCCTACTCGTCCCGACAAGGCTCGTCGTTTGGGTTACAAGGCCAAGCAG GGCTTTGTGGTGTACCGTGTCCGTGTGAGACGTGGTGGACGCAAGAGGCCAGTGCCAAAGGGTATTGTCTACGGTAAGCCCACTAACCAGGGAGTAACCCAACTCAAGTTCCAGAGGAGCAAGCGTTCTGTTGCTGAGGAGCGTGCTGGAAGGAAATTGGGCGGCCTCAGAGTCGTCAACTCCTACTGGCTCAACGAG GATTCGACCTACAAGTACTACGAGATTATCTTGGTCGACCCGGCACACAATGCTGTGCGTAATGACCCGAGAATCAACTGGATCTGCAACCCGGTTCACAAACACCGTGAGCTCAGAGGACTTACGTCGGAGGGAAAGAAGAACAGAGGACTGCGTGGAAAAGGTCACAACAACCACAAGAACCGTCCCTCTCGCAGAGCGACATGGAAGAAGAACAACTCTCTCTCCCTTCGCCGTTACCGTTAA
- the LOC106437451 gene encoding UDP-N-acetylglucosamine transferase subunit ALG13 homolog, with translation MEDGENDGKRLVFVTVGTTSFDALVKAVVSQNVKEELHKRGYTHLLIQMGRGIYSPPKCDGADGSLAVDYFTFSSSIADYIRSASLVISHAGSGSIFETLKLGKPLIVVVNEDLMDNHQCELAEELEERKHLYCARPHSLNQTLTKMELDSLVRYTPGDGTPVARIIDRFLGFPDD, from the exons ATGGAAGATGGAGAGAATGATGGGAAGAGACTAGTGTTTGTGACTGTGGGAACAACGAGTTTCGATGCTCTCGTGAAAGCAGTGGTCAGTCAAAATGTTAAAGAGGAGTTGCACAAGAGAGGATATACTCATCTTCTCATTCAGATGGGTCGAGGAATCTACTCTCCACCCAAG TGTGATGGAGCGGATGGATCGCTAGCAGTGGATTACTTCACCTTCTCCTCGAGTATCGCTGATTATATTCGATCAGCATCACTTGTTATTAGTCACGCTG GATCTGGAAGCATATTCGAGACACTGAAGCTAGggaaaccattgattgttgtaGTCAACGAGGATCTGATGGACAATCATCAGTGTGAATTAGCTGAAGAACTTGAAGAGAGGAAGCATTTGTACTGCGCTCGCCCTCACTCGCTAAATCAGACCTTGACGAAGATGGAGTTGGACTCCCTGGTTCGGTACACTCCAGGTGATGGAACACCTGTTGCCCGCATTATCGACAGGTTCCTCGGATTCCCTGATGATTAA
- the LOC111202256 gene encoding uncharacterized protein LOC111202256 isoform X2 — protein sequence MPFKTVMEVEPPSLIRYLIGSAVMMIGVVLPVGYMMFRNKRVPSSSSYSKQT from the exons ATGCCG TTTAAGACGGTGATGGAAGTGGAGCCACCGAGTCTGATACGTTACTTGATCGGATCGGCGGTGATGATGATCGGCGTGGTATTACCCGTTGGTTACATGATGTTCCGCAATAAGCGCGTCCCCTCCTCGTCCTCTTACTCTAAACAGACGTAG
- the LOC111197861 gene encoding phosphatidylserine decarboxylase proenzyme 1, mitochondrial, with translation MKPRFPQNVFLFGRYSYVRRFHQSSRRNLSSFINNIRSNRRTFSSTGGGSGGGGTGDSNGNAFLLPGATVATILMLGALHGRRLYEDKKIEEKRERGIELEFHQDVKASFLGILPLRSISRAWGSLTSVEIPVWMRPFVYKAWSRAFHSNLEEAALPLEEYASLRDFFVRSLKEGCRPIDTDPRCLVSPVDGTVLRFGELKESRGMIEQVKGHSYSVPALLGTNSLLPMVPQGKDESEEEAVGDKGDKSWLRVSLASPKLRESISASPMKGLYYCVIYLKPGDYHRIHSPADWNALVRRHFAGRLFPVNERATRTIKNLYVENERVVLEGVWKQGFMALAAVGATNIGSIELFIEPELRTNKPKKKLFPTEPPEERVYDPQGHGVKLEKGKEVGVFNMGSTVVLVFQAPTANSPDGSSSSSDYRFCVKQGDRVRVGQALGRWKEE, from the exons ATGAAACCTCGATTTCCTcagaatgtttttttgtttggtcgcTATTCATATGTCCGCCGCTTCCACCAGAGTTCTCGCCGAAACTTGAGCTCTTTCATCAACAATATCCGTTCCAATCGTCGAACCTTCAGCTCTACTGGCGGTGGAAGCGGAGGAGGTGGGACCGGCGATTCAAACG GCAATGCGTTTCTCTTGCCCGGAGCAACGGTGGCTACTATCCTTATGCTTGGAGCTCTTCATGGTCGCCGTCTCTATGAAGACAAGAAG ATTGAAGAGAAACGGGAAAGGGGAATCGAACTTGAGTTCCACCAAGATGTTAAA GCCTCCTTCCTTGGGATTCTGCCTCTGCGATCCATCTCAAGAGCGTGGGGTTCTTTGACGAGCGTG GAAATTCCGGTCTGGATGCGGCCCTTTGTTTATAAAGCCTGGTCTCGAGCTTTTCATTCAA ATCTTGAAGAAGCAGCTTTGCCTCTTGAAGAGTATGCTTCACTACGGGATTTCTTTGTTCGCAGCTTGAAAGAAGGTTGCAGGCCTATCGACACCGATCCTCGTTGTCTG GTTAGTCCTGTGGATGGCACCGTTCTGAGGTTTGGTGAGCTAAAAGAAAGTAGAGGGATGATCGAGCAAGTCAAAGGACATTCTTACTCAGTGCCGGCTCTTCTCGGAACAAACTCTCTGCTTCCTATGGTACCTCAAGGTAAGGATGAGTCGGAGGAAGAAGCTGTTGGAGATAAAGGTGACAAGTCTTGGTTGAGAGTCTCTTTGGCATCTCCAAAGTTACGGGAGAGCATCTCAGCCAGTCCCATGAAGGGGCTCTATTATTGTGTGATATACCTAAAACCAGGAGACTATCATCGGATACACTCTCCGGCCGACTGGAATGCATTGGTTCGTCGACACTTTGCAG GGCGGTTGTTTCCAGTGAACGAGCGTGCTACAAGAACGATAAAAAATCTCTATGTTGAAAATGAAAgg GTTGTGCTTGAGGGGGTATGGAAACAAGGTTTTATGGCACTTGCTGCTGTTGGTGCGACCAACATTGGATCCATTGAG CTATTCATCGAACCTGAACTAAGAACAAACAAGCCCAAGAAGAAGCTGTTTCCTACAGAGCCACCAGAGGAGCGGGTGTATGATCCACAAGGTCATGGCGTAAAGCTTGAGAAAGGAAAGGAG GTAGGTGTATTCAACATGGGATCAACCGTGGTGCTTGTTTTCCAAGCACCAACCGCAAACTCACCTGACGGTTCAAGCAGTTCATCAGATTACAGATTCTGTGTCAAACAAGGAGATAGAGTCCGTGTTGGACAAGCATTGGGAAGGTGGAAAGAGGAATGA